A single genomic interval of bacterium harbors:
- a CDS encoding Gfo/Idh/MocA family oxidoreductase — translation MGKVKLGFIGAGKIAKAHLEQGLKDFPDVEFTGWCNPSEKAAAGLRDLCGGQGKVYADAESMIKEARPDALFILLPPFAHGPAELAALKHNIPFFVEKPVALDLRFAEKIAKRVEKKNLLTSVGYMSRYRASVNTVRELFQVQKPVLLQGGWLLGMWDGSDGWWVRKHLSGGQFLEQATHAVDLARYLFGDVQSVYAVAQRGVKAARPAYFTIDDSMMVQLVFKNGAVGNIYCSVIPNVGGGVGLTAYGVDLCARFSGAECNVTIELPENKKIEIASGEKALALESRAFIDAVKTGDRSGIKSSYEDGLKTLAVTVAANQSAESGKAVKL, via the coding sequence ATGGGGAAAGTAAAACTTGGATTTATCGGGGCGGGAAAAATCGCGAAAGCGCATCTTGAACAAGGGTTGAAGGACTTCCCGGATGTTGAATTTACGGGTTGGTGCAACCCGTCCGAAAAAGCGGCGGCGGGGCTGCGGGATCTTTGCGGCGGGCAGGGTAAAGTCTATGCCGATGCCGAGTCGATGATTAAGGAGGCGCGGCCCGATGCCCTATTCATCCTGTTGCCGCCTTTCGCCCATGGCCCGGCAGAACTCGCGGCGCTGAAACATAATATTCCGTTTTTTGTGGAGAAGCCTGTCGCCCTGGATCTCCGGTTTGCCGAAAAGATCGCCAAAAGGGTGGAGAAAAAGAACCTCCTCACCTCGGTCGGATATATGAGTCGCTATCGTGCCTCGGTCAATACGGTCCGGGAGCTGTTCCAGGTGCAGAAACCGGTGCTGTTGCAAGGCGGCTGGCTGCTGGGTATGTGGGACGGTTCGGACGGTTGGTGGGTGAGGAAGCATTTATCCGGTGGCCAGTTCCTGGAGCAGGCCACGCATGCGGTGGACCTGGCCCGCTATCTGTTTGGTGATGTGCAGAGTGTTTATGCGGTGGCGCAACGGGGGGTTAAGGCGGCGCGGCCCGCCTATTTCACCATCGACGATTCGATGATGGTGCAGCTGGTTTTTAAGAACGGCGCGGTCGGGAATATCTATTGCTCGGTTATCCCCAATGTCGGGGGCGGCGTTGGCCTGACCGCCTACGGGGTGGATCTTTGTGCCCGGTTCTCCGGGGCAGAGTGCAACGTGACCATAGAACTGCCTGAAAACAAGAAAATCGAGATCGCCTCAGGTGAGAAAGCGCTCGCCCTGGAAAGCCGGGCATTTATTGATGCTGTCAAGACCGGCGACCGGTCCGGGATCAAGTCATCCTATGAGGATGGCCTCAAGACATTGGCGGTCACGGTGGCGGCCAACCAATCCGCCGAAAGTGGCAAAGCGGTTAAATTGTAA